One Ktedonobacteraceae bacterium DNA segment encodes these proteins:
- a CDS encoding ATP-binding protein, giving the protein MEQKELAEVRLPGDLPQQAIPNVAQNEPDSSDKSHLSIWNWKNIRRVLRASAFSPTWLPAPWNAPLVGYLASLCLPALMILFTLFVLHIFPSFSLRGIFALSSVLLIALLWGTGPGLIATLCGAILLNFIVLPPTFTWSLSSAQPLLETGTFLVFGIAICLVVSRIEYARSHAEQAHQQIQQLVTQLEQEKAQAAAQANELEAIVTAIADGVFVYDNTYHVRRTNPAAQAFNPYTQQGDYADQPFPNRFSMFLPRDEQGRPFPQEKLPAARVLQGEILAGSHAIDIMLRTVNGEDRIYNVSGAPIRDQAGDVQGAVVVMRDVTELRRGAQRTRAALQALLQFAEALVQAGVMQKAENDGEETGEESDIDVVVQRLAGLMSQVVGYPFVSLTLFKETTQELRSKATVGMPPEHEQAWRKRQRGFTIHELVAGTSIERRILAGEAVVLDLREPPFAGRPNAYGPRKLLLVPMMLEGRIVGVVTYDSGDPSHDYSEDEIALARALAQLAVLTVERSRLFQERTEAQASVLALRETNRLMDEFIGIAGHELRTPLTTIQGSVQLAKRQVNRALKQEANLPGEVTAMLTAIQGHIDRTERQIRMQNRLISDLLDVARIHANRLELHPQLCDLLSIVHESVEDQRYLTPARTIKLVTHVTDEVLVMADADRLRQVISNLLSNALKYSEADKPVEVCLELAGSMAKVSVRDEGPGLSREQQQHIWERFYRVPEVEVKSGSGVGLGLGLHISRMIIERLGGQVGVQSSPGKGSTFWFTLPLAEPG; this is encoded by the coding sequence ATGGAACAGAAAGAGCTTGCCGAGGTCAGGCTTCCAGGAGACCTCCCACAACAGGCAATACCCAATGTAGCCCAGAACGAACCGGATTCATCAGACAAATCCCACCTTTCAATATGGAACTGGAAGAACATACGCCGGGTTTTGCGGGCGAGTGCATTTAGTCCTACCTGGCTTCCCGCTCCCTGGAATGCCCCGCTGGTTGGCTATCTGGCATCACTATGCTTGCCTGCTTTGATGATACTATTTACCCTGTTCGTGCTGCACATCTTTCCCAGCTTTTCTCTGCGAGGAATATTTGCTCTATCCTCTGTACTGCTGATTGCTCTTTTGTGGGGTACAGGCCCGGGCCTGATTGCTACCTTATGCGGAGCAATCTTGCTGAATTTCATAGTCCTTCCTCCCACTTTTACATGGAGTCTTTCCTCGGCGCAACCGCTCCTGGAAACAGGAACTTTCCTGGTTTTTGGTATTGCTATCTGCCTGGTTGTCAGTCGTATCGAATACGCGCGCAGCCACGCTGAACAAGCGCACCAGCAGATACAACAATTGGTAACACAGTTAGAACAGGAGAAAGCTCAGGCAGCAGCTCAGGCAAACGAACTGGAAGCCATCGTTACAGCCATCGCCGACGGGGTCTTCGTCTATGACAACACCTATCATGTACGGCGCACAAATCCTGCCGCCCAGGCGTTCAATCCATATACCCAGCAGGGCGATTATGCAGACCAACCATTTCCCAATCGCTTTTCTATGTTTCTCCCGCGTGACGAGCAGGGCCGGCCATTTCCTCAAGAGAAACTGCCCGCGGCACGTGTCCTTCAGGGTGAGATTCTCGCAGGCTCGCACGCGATTGATATAATGCTGCGCACCGTCAATGGAGAAGATCGCATCTACAATGTGAGTGGAGCGCCTATTCGCGACCAGGCAGGAGATGTCCAGGGAGCAGTGGTTGTGATGCGCGACGTGACCGAACTACGCCGGGGTGCTCAGCGCACCCGCGCTGCCCTGCAAGCCCTCTTGCAGTTTGCGGAGGCACTGGTACAGGCAGGAGTAATGCAAAAAGCGGAAAATGATGGCGAGGAAACCGGTGAAGAAAGTGATATAGATGTCGTTGTCCAGCGCCTTGCGGGTCTCATGAGCCAGGTCGTGGGTTACCCATTTGTGAGCCTGACACTCTTCAAGGAAACGACGCAGGAGTTGCGCTCCAAAGCGACAGTTGGGATGCCTCCTGAACATGAGCAGGCCTGGCGGAAGAGGCAGAGAGGCTTCACCATACATGAACTCGTTGCTGGCACTTCTATAGAGCGCCGCATCCTGGCAGGGGAAGCAGTGGTTCTCGATCTGCGAGAACCTCCTTTTGCCGGTCGCCCCAATGCTTATGGGCCGAGGAAGCTGCTACTGGTACCAATGATGCTCGAGGGACGAATAGTTGGAGTGGTTACCTATGATTCAGGCGATCCATCGCATGACTATTCTGAGGATGAAATAGCGCTAGCCAGGGCTTTGGCCCAACTGGCTGTCCTTACTGTAGAGCGCAGCCGGTTATTTCAGGAGCGCACCGAGGCGCAGGCTTCTGTACTGGCGTTGCGAGAAACGAATCGCTTGATGGATGAGTTCATCGGCATCGCTGGTCATGAATTGCGTACTCCCCTCACAACGATTCAGGGAAGTGTTCAGCTTGCTAAACGACAGGTAAACCGAGCGCTCAAGCAAGAGGCGAACTTACCTGGCGAAGTAACGGCTATGTTAACTGCCATCCAGGGTCACATTGACCGTACAGAGCGGCAGATTCGCATGCAAAACCGCTTGATCAGCGACCTGCTCGACGTGGCTCGCATTCATGCTAACCGGTTAGAACTCCATCCCCAGCTTTGCGACCTGTTATCCATAGTGCATGAGAGTGTCGAAGATCAACGCTATCTAACTCCCGCCAGAACTATCAAACTGGTGACACACGTAACCGATGAGGTGCTGGTAATGGCCGATGCCGATCGCCTGCGGCAGGTAATCAGCAATTTGCTCTCCAATGCCCTCAAATACTCAGAGGCAGATAAGCCGGTAGAGGTCTGCCTTGAACTTGCCGGTAGCATGGCCAAAGTATCCGTGCGCGATGAAGGGCCAGGATTGTCCAGGGAACAGCAGCAGCACATCTGGGAGCGCTTTTATCGCGTGCCGGAAGTGGAGGTCAAGAGTGGCTCTGGAGTTGGCCTGGGATTGGGATTGCATATCAGCCGCATGATTATCGAACGCCTCGGTGGTCAGGTCGGAGTGCAGAGTTCGCCGGGCAAGGGTTCGACCTTCTGGTTTACGCTTCCGTTAGCGGAGCCGGGCTAG
- a CDS encoding NUDIX domain-containing protein: MEQTEQQSGTANSAHAEKQTPEAKAHHYDASKYERPSVTVDVVMMSLRQRDLQVLLVKRRSWPYEGMWAIPGGFVQMDESLETAAKRELQEETGVHDVYLEQLYTFGDPGRDPRTRVITVVYFALLDSERLQVRAADDAADVRWFSMYNLPPLAFDHAQILEYTLTRLRGKLDYTTIAFNLLPEQFTLRELQRVYEIILHRKLDKRNFRKKVLSTGILEDTGAKKMEGTHRPARLYRFNPAAEAKL, from the coding sequence ATGGAACAGACGGAACAGCAGAGTGGCACAGCAAATAGCGCGCATGCCGAAAAGCAAACTCCTGAAGCGAAGGCACATCACTACGATGCCAGTAAATATGAACGGCCATCCGTGACCGTGGATGTCGTGATGATGAGCCTGCGACAGCGTGATCTTCAGGTCCTGCTGGTAAAGCGCCGTTCCTGGCCTTATGAAGGCATGTGGGCGATTCCTGGCGGATTTGTACAGATGGACGAATCGCTGGAAACGGCGGCCAAACGCGAGCTTCAGGAAGAGACAGGTGTTCACGATGTGTACCTGGAACAGCTTTATACCTTTGGCGATCCGGGACGAGATCCACGCACGCGCGTCATTACCGTCGTTTACTTCGCCTTGCTGGACTCCGAACGCTTGCAGGTCAGGGCCGCGGACGATGCAGCCGATGTACGCTGGTTTTCGATGTACAATCTGCCGCCACTCGCTTTCGACCATGCCCAGATTCTCGAATATACCCTCACACGCTTGCGTGGTAAGCTCGACTATACGACAATTGCATTCAATCTGCTGCCTGAGCAGTTCACTTTGCGCGAGTTGCAGCGCGTTTACGAGATTATCCTGCACCGCAAGCTGGATAAACGCAATTTTCGTAAGAAGGTTCTCTCGACCGGCATCCTTGAGGATACAGGCGCCAAAAAAATGGAGGGAACGCACCGCCCGGCTCGCCTGTATCGCTTCAATCCTGCCGCGGAAGCCAAATTATAA
- a CDS encoding helicase C-terminal domain-containing protein translates to MIMVDVGLEQIGPYTNIRLLNEGSTGRTYLGKHHKKYVVIKLFHIPFSTPEAREAFLAHAKKLKKLKHRNIAEIQDAGFIAGTGGNEEYGYHIIQYVLEDEQAQRFVIGQQYSPVEVKRIISIVADALNYAHQTNTLHSNIHPGNLLFAQNNDILLTDFAPLPQNQEQGEIAPLTITGKALPYMAPEQLRGTPVAASDQYSLAVMAFEWLCGRRPYLANEPDALLYQQEHEPLPSPRTFNSAISSQVEQVLLKALSLNPEERFSNVQKFADAYLRALMGIPMAEPSETKQVSVSYSEPGSTARNIQQPVSKNEEKGIQVASPVPASRKSHKVKSIALAPASIASDEVEVAASPRVSALQKNSDAEQKLIAPISTQSTTSASIVDEVSGENVRIEDQFAEPEAVVYDEVIKTAPVARDSQYSLEEIVTADLRQGGILSRRLPGYEERAAQIEMAQLVAQSLTGEAPAIIEASTGTGKSLAYLIPIVRSGKIAIISTANKALQEQLFFKDIPFVQKHIQQFDAALVKGMANYVCLDRLEEERNGIQHLVKNRDFMRLVDIVNDPDSSFTGDFETLDFTLPADIRSKVYAERDQCTWGKCQFFKDCYVRKMKVKAGYAKVIVVNHTLLLIDAELEGFLLPERDVIVVDEAHHLEEEATRVFTVKVSYGQVTTLLAQRLLKDHSAVSLQDEAEHTARITWERLSQVADPGNKGRVNLVDPLEEGLALAKVLDRLANSLRQMRPKSMTEKEDQMYDMLIARTKNLAASMRTVFSVDQPDKFVYYVERVNTQGRRGSYLEVFAAPLEVSGWLKERLFDKYNVICTSATLATIGPNPQRLDDRGPNFAYFRRRVGLDHHDYPNVQERILPLTFDYEHNAVLYIPRHLPEPVYGSGPEAIRYSKSIAREMMKLVEASRGRAFLLFSSRRMLEEVFDEFCRSLPSHLDYPLLRQGDMTRLELTRTFRETEGAILFGLKSFWEGVDIAGEALSLVVIDKLPFDPPDDPVHEARVAHMKAAGENWFGAYVLPQTVLRLKQGLGRLLRTHDDRGVMAILDTRLHTKGYGRLILNALPPARRTTSLRDVEEFFIQS, encoded by the coding sequence ATGATCATGGTTGATGTAGGACTGGAGCAGATTGGCCCTTATACGAATATTCGTCTGCTCAATGAAGGTTCTACCGGTCGTACCTACCTTGGAAAACATCACAAAAAGTACGTCGTTATCAAACTATTTCATATCCCCTTCAGCACACCTGAAGCCAGGGAGGCCTTTCTTGCCCATGCTAAAAAACTCAAGAAGCTTAAACATCGCAACATCGCAGAGATACAGGACGCCGGTTTTATCGCTGGAACGGGTGGGAACGAGGAGTATGGCTACCACATTATTCAATATGTGCTGGAAGATGAGCAGGCGCAACGCTTTGTAATTGGGCAGCAGTATTCGCCTGTAGAAGTGAAGCGCATAATCTCTATTGTTGCCGATGCGCTCAACTACGCCCATCAGACCAATACCCTGCATAGCAACATCCATCCCGGCAACCTGCTTTTTGCCCAGAATAATGATATCTTGCTCACCGATTTCGCTCCACTACCGCAAAACCAGGAGCAAGGCGAAATCGCTCCTCTAACTATCACTGGTAAGGCACTCCCCTACATGGCTCCTGAACAACTACGCGGAACGCCGGTTGCCGCCAGCGACCAGTATAGTTTAGCAGTGATGGCGTTTGAATGGTTGTGTGGGCGGCGTCCTTACCTGGCAAATGAACCTGATGCTTTGCTTTACCAGCAGGAACACGAACCGCTGCCCTCACCTCGTACTTTCAATAGCGCCATTTCATCTCAGGTTGAACAGGTGCTGCTCAAGGCGCTCTCGCTGAACCCGGAAGAGCGTTTCTCGAATGTCCAGAAATTTGCCGATGCCTATTTGCGAGCATTGATGGGCATTCCCATGGCTGAACCATCGGAGACGAAACAGGTATCAGTATCATATAGCGAACCTGGTTCCACTGCACGAAACATCCAACAGCCAGTTTCAAAAAATGAGGAAAAAGGAATCCAGGTCGCGTCTCCTGTGCCAGCCTCCAGGAAATCACATAAAGTCAAATCAATAGCACTTGCACCGGCCTCGATAGCTTCAGACGAAGTGGAGGTCGCGGCATCTCCACGCGTTTCTGCTCTACAAAAGAATAGCGATGCGGAACAAAAATTGATTGCGCCCATTTCTACACAATCCACAACTTCTGCCAGCATTGTGGATGAGGTATCAGGAGAAAATGTGAGGATAGAGGATCAATTCGCCGAACCCGAAGCGGTAGTATACGATGAGGTAATCAAGACCGCTCCGGTTGCCCGGGATAGTCAATATTCGCTGGAAGAGATTGTCACTGCCGATCTCCGACAGGGCGGCATTCTCTCGCGCAGGCTGCCCGGTTACGAGGAGCGGGCAGCACAAATTGAGATGGCGCAGCTGGTTGCGCAATCATTGACAGGCGAAGCCCCGGCCATCATCGAAGCCTCAACAGGTACGGGCAAAAGCTTAGCGTATCTCATTCCCATCGTGCGCTCAGGCAAAATCGCGATCATCAGCACGGCGAACAAGGCCTTGCAGGAACAGCTTTTCTTTAAGGATATCCCCTTTGTGCAGAAACACATTCAGCAATTTGATGCTGCCCTGGTCAAGGGCATGGCTAACTACGTGTGCCTCGACCGGCTGGAGGAGGAACGCAACGGGATACAGCACCTGGTCAAGAATCGTGATTTTATGCGGCTGGTCGATATTGTCAATGATCCCGATTCTAGCTTCACAGGTGACTTTGAGACGCTGGATTTTACGCTTCCCGCCGATATTCGCAGTAAGGTCTATGCTGAACGCGATCAATGCACATGGGGCAAATGTCAATTTTTTAAGGATTGCTATGTGCGCAAGATGAAGGTGAAGGCTGGATATGCGAAGGTGATTGTCGTCAACCATACGCTGCTGCTCATCGATGCGGAGTTAGAGGGCTTTCTGCTGCCCGAGCGCGACGTGATCGTAGTGGATGAGGCGCATCACCTGGAGGAAGAGGCGACGCGCGTTTTCACCGTAAAGGTCAGCTATGGACAGGTGACGACGCTGCTGGCACAACGTTTGCTCAAGGACCATAGCGCGGTGAGCCTGCAGGATGAGGCCGAACACACCGCGAGAATTACCTGGGAACGTCTCTCACAGGTGGCCGATCCTGGCAACAAGGGACGAGTCAACCTGGTGGACCCATTGGAAGAAGGATTGGCCCTGGCGAAAGTACTGGACAGGCTGGCAAATTCACTGCGCCAGATGCGCCCGAAGTCGATGACCGAAAAAGAGGATCAGATGTACGATATGCTGATTGCTCGCACAAAAAATCTGGCGGCAAGCATGCGTACAGTTTTTTCAGTCGATCAGCCGGATAAATTTGTCTACTATGTCGAACGTGTCAATACGCAGGGAAGGCGTGGGAGCTATCTCGAGGTGTTTGCGGCTCCTCTGGAAGTGTCCGGCTGGCTGAAAGAGCGATTGTTTGATAAGTATAACGTGATCTGTACCTCTGCGACGCTGGCAACGATTGGCCCGAATCCTCAGAGATTGGATGATCGCGGCCCGAATTTCGCCTATTTCCGCCGCCGTGTGGGACTCGACCATCACGATTATCCCAATGTCCAGGAACGCATTCTGCCGCTCACGTTCGATTACGAGCATAATGCTGTCCTCTATATTCCGCGTCACTTGCCGGAACCCGTGTATGGTTCGGGGCCGGAGGCGATTCGCTATTCGAAGTCCATCGCGCGCGAAATGATGAAGCTGGTCGAGGCTTCGCGCGGACGGGCCTTTTTGCTCTTTTCGAGCAGGCGCATGCTCGAGGAAGTATTTGACGAGTTTTGTCGTTCGCTGCCCTCACACCTGGATTATCCACTGCTGCGACAGGGAGATATGACCCGCCTGGAGCTTACGCGCACATTTCGCGAGACCGAGGGAGCCATCCTCTTTGGTCTGAAGAGCTTCTGGGAAGGCGTGGATATCGCCGGGGAGGCACTTTCGCTGGTGGTAATCGACAAGCTGCCGTTTGACCCGCCGGATGACCCTGTTCACGAGGCGCGTGTTGCGCACATGAAGGCCGCCGGTGAGAACTGGTTCGGCGCCTATGTGCTTCCCCAAACTGTGCTGCGCCTGAAGCAAGGCCTGGGACGTTTGCTGCGCACGCACGACGACCGCGGCGTAATGGCCATTCTCGATACGCGCTTGCATACCAAGGGTTACGGGAGATTGATCTTGAACGCGCTTCCCCCTGCACGCAGGACGACGAGTTTGCGGGATGTGGAGGAGTTCTTTATTCAATCATAA
- a CDS encoding isochorismatase family cysteine hydrolase, protein MTTSTIPSNFIERSNEFLSALVQWERDLPRISWNDLREDAQQGHVALFSVDMINGFCHQGALSSPRVNSIIPAVRAAFEGAYAVGVRDFVLAQDCHTPDAVEFADFPQHCQVGTGEANTIPELANLPFADLYKIFPKNSLSAFHGTHLQEWLDTRHDLRAAIIVGNCTDLCVYTMAMHLKLHANAHNLKMRVLVPANAVQTYDMPVETARELGALPHDGDFLHLVFLYHMRLNGVEVVREIV, encoded by the coding sequence ATGACGACCTCAACCATTCCTAGCAACTTCATAGAACGCTCTAACGAATTCTTATCCGCCCTCGTGCAATGGGAGCGCGATCTGCCGCGCATTTCCTGGAACGATTTGCGCGAGGATGCGCAGCAGGGACACGTTGCCCTGTTCAGCGTCGATATGATTAATGGTTTCTGTCACCAGGGGGCGCTATCCAGCCCGCGGGTCAATAGCATTATTCCGGCAGTGCGAGCGGCTTTCGAGGGCGCCTATGCAGTTGGCGTGCGAGACTTTGTGCTTGCCCAGGATTGCCATACACCAGATGCAGTAGAGTTTGCGGATTTTCCACAGCATTGCCAGGTTGGCACCGGCGAGGCCAACACTATTCCCGAACTGGCAAACCTGCCTTTTGCCGACCTGTATAAAATTTTTCCCAAAAATTCTCTCAGCGCATTCCATGGGACGCACCTGCAAGAATGGTTAGATACTCGTCACGACCTGCGAGCCGCGATAATCGTGGGAAATTGCACCGATCTTTGCGTGTACACAATGGCTATGCATCTGAAGCTGCATGCCAACGCACATAACTTGAAAATGCGTGTCCTCGTGCCTGCGAATGCCGTGCAAACCTACGATATGCCCGTAGAGACGGCCAGGGAGCTTGGGGCGTTGCCGCATGATGGGGATTTCCTGCACCTGGTTTTCCTTTATCATATGCGGCTGAACGGCGTTGAGGTGGTGCGCGAAATCGTTTGA
- a CDS encoding DUF6036 family nucleotidyltransferase produces MNKQDIEKYLHMLGQELLQRQLTGEILLVGGAVMLLKVQNREVTKDIDAYFNPEQANTIRDAARVVAERERLPENWINDAAKGFFYTQPPTALWAEYPGLRIYIPSLDYLFAMKAIAGRPQDIEDMKALARDLKLSNSNEALALVKKYIPEQLLVPRIEYMIDELFE; encoded by the coding sequence ATGAATAAGCAGGACATCGAAAAGTATCTTCATATGCTTGGTCAAGAGCTACTACAACGTCAGCTAACAGGTGAAATTCTCCTGGTTGGAGGGGCGGTAATGTTGCTCAAGGTTCAGAACCGTGAGGTAACCAAGGATATTGATGCCTACTTTAATCCAGAGCAAGCCAATACTATTCGTGATGCCGCCCGCGTTGTAGCTGAGCGCGAAAGGTTGCCTGAAAATTGGATTAATGACGCCGCTAAGGGTTTTTTCTACACGCAACCACCAACTGCACTCTGGGCAGAGTATCCTGGCTTACGTATCTATATTCCTTCGCTGGACTATTTGTTTGCCATGAAAGCAATCGCCGGTCGCCCGCAAGATATCGAAGACATGAAAGCATTAGCTCGTGATCTGAAACTATCAAACTCGAACGAAGCGTTAGCACTGGTCAAAAAGTATATACCCGAGCAATTATTAGTCCCTAGAATAGAATACATGATTGATGAGCTTTTTGAATAA
- a CDS encoding histidine triad nucleotide-binding protein produces the protein MEENCLFCKIAAGQIPGKIVYQDNDVVAFEDINPQAPHHILIISRRHIPSMADLTLDDGPVLAYIFTTAAKLAREMGFEKSGYRMVTNVGPDAGQSVFHLHFHLLGGRKFGWPPG, from the coding sequence ATGGAGGAAAACTGCCTGTTCTGCAAAATTGCAGCCGGTCAGATACCGGGTAAAATCGTCTACCAGGACAACGATGTTGTAGCGTTTGAGGACATTAACCCGCAGGCTCCGCATCACATCCTGATCATTTCTCGTCGTCATATCCCGTCAATGGCCGATTTGACGCTCGATGATGGGCCTGTACTTGCCTATATCTTTACTACCGCGGCAAAGCTGGCTCGCGAGATGGGATTTGAGAAAAGTGGCTACCGCATGGTAACGAATGTAGGGCCTGATGCCGGGCAAAGTGTCTTTCATTTGCATTTTCACCTGCTTGGGGGTCGCAAATTTGGCTGGCCTCCAGGATAA
- a CDS encoding amino acid permease: protein MKKQAGQYTPTVLQAAIGEPLRSEQRTNEYLPRILSRVDMLVIFIAIVLFIPNASVVQAAQGASSTIYLYWIIGTITFLIPGAIITGQLYRLMPVDGAIYVWTHRALGPLWGFFAGFCAWFPGILVLLSTSDIILSLLQGISTQIYGTPAHWLTTPWQQGIVVLIVLLFAGLLSIASLRWIMKIAKWIILLYGISIFLVGLAGCVWLLAGHSPRVSLTSGSMTFGGQNIVLYGVIVLALLGVEVPMNMAAETQQSKAVSLFLRWGPLLVLLAYLLGTFGVMVVVPTSSASLEYSAILAVRAVFGLPAAVLVGLIFIGFFMTATVIYNVTFSRILFVSALDHRLPPGLAKVNRYAVPHRATTVQIVLVGLIAIFTYFISPLLYSIDPLALSADTYNISQATTTVIWCISMVFLFLDVPLLLIRFHELFAKKRELLITRPWVLYLCAVIGGVASILAIWTTLTQSWDSNLISNSNWLKIVGISTLVCMAIGLMGSAYPRLLGSLNEQTEAARENARLFHELRQAYERLSELDQLKDAFLTTASHELRTPLTIVQGYLELLGELDEGVDPELRRAFLGKARRACDELVLLQANIMDASRIKFDTATLITTSLQLREITNSVVDLFEPIIVQEERKTEVDIEPGVHVLADETRLKQVLRNLIANALRYSPPKTPICVRAKVLSEKDMAEIHVIDHGYGIPPEKQEAIFDKFVRLDRDMQSTVRGSGLGLYITQQLVEAMKGTIRVESSGKPGEGSTFIFTLPLA, encoded by the coding sequence ATGAAAAAGCAGGCCGGGCAGTACACGCCGACTGTTTTACAAGCCGCCATAGGTGAGCCATTGCGCTCAGAGCAGCGCACAAACGAGTATTTACCGCGCATACTTTCGCGGGTAGATATGCTCGTCATCTTCATAGCTATCGTCCTGTTCATTCCGAATGCTTCCGTCGTGCAGGCAGCACAGGGCGCGAGCAGCACCATCTACCTCTATTGGATTATTGGCACAATAACATTTCTCATACCCGGAGCAATCATCACCGGGCAATTGTATCGCCTCATGCCCGTGGATGGCGCGATTTATGTCTGGACGCATCGCGCGCTCGGCCCCTTATGGGGCTTCTTCGCCGGATTCTGCGCCTGGTTTCCCGGTATCCTGGTACTGCTCTCTACCAGTGATATCATCCTCTCACTACTACAAGGTATTTCAACGCAAATTTACGGCACTCCGGCACACTGGTTGACGACCCCGTGGCAGCAGGGGATCGTTGTATTGATCGTGTTACTTTTTGCCGGCCTGCTTTCTATTGCTTCGCTGCGCTGGATTATGAAGATCGCTAAATGGATAATCTTGCTCTATGGCATCAGTATTTTTTTAGTCGGGCTGGCGGGATGCGTATGGCTACTGGCCGGTCATTCCCCACGGGTCTCACTGACGAGCGGTAGCATGACTTTTGGTGGGCAAAATATCGTGCTGTATGGAGTGATTGTGCTTGCCCTGCTTGGCGTCGAAGTGCCAATGAACATGGCCGCTGAGACACAACAATCGAAAGCGGTTTCGCTCTTTTTGCGTTGGGGGCCGCTACTGGTTTTGCTGGCATATCTCCTGGGAACATTCGGAGTGATGGTCGTAGTACCCACAAGCAGTGCCAGCCTGGAATACTCGGCAATTCTGGCGGTCAGAGCAGTTTTCGGCCTGCCTGCTGCTGTGCTGGTCGGTTTGATCTTCATCGGTTTCTTCATGACCGCTACAGTCATTTATAATGTGACTTTTTCCCGCATTTTGTTTGTTTCGGCATTAGATCACCGTTTACCTCCGGGCCTGGCCAAAGTGAATCGCTATGCGGTCCCTCATCGCGCTACTACCGTTCAGATCGTACTGGTCGGCCTTATTGCCATCTTCACGTATTTTATAAGTCCTCTATTGTATAGTATCGATCCGCTGGCGCTCTCCGCGGATACGTACAACATCAGCCAGGCGACTACAACCGTCATCTGGTGCATATCGATGGTCTTCCTCTTCCTGGATGTACCGCTGCTTTTGATACGCTTTCATGAGCTTTTCGCGAAGAAACGCGAATTGCTCATCACGCGGCCCTGGGTCCTCTATCTTTGTGCAGTTATAGGAGGAGTGGCGAGTATACTGGCTATCTGGACAACATTGACACAGTCCTGGGATAGCAATCTGATTTCCAATAGCAATTGGCTGAAAATTGTTGGTATTTCTACCCTGGTGTGCATGGCAATCGGCCTGATGGGTTCAGCATACCCCCGGCTCCTGGGCAGTCTGAATGAGCAGACGGAAGCGGCGCGCGAGAATGCGCGCCTGTTTCATGAATTACGTCAGGCATATGAGCGACTCAGTGAACTTGACCAGCTCAAAGATGCCTTTTTGACGACCGCCAGCCATGAGTTGCGCACACCGCTCACCATCGTACAGGGATACCTGGAACTGCTCGGAGAGCTTGATGAAGGCGTTGATCCGGAGCTCCGGCGCGCTTTTCTGGGCAAGGCCCGTCGCGCCTGTGATGAACTCGTGTTATTGCAGGCAAATATCATGGATGCGAGCCGTATAAAGTTCGATACGGCCACACTGATCACAACTAGCCTGCAATTGCGGGAGATCACTAACTCGGTTGTCGATCTCTTCGAGCCGATCATTGTGCAAGAGGAACGGAAAACGGAAGTGGACATTGAGCCAGGTGTTCATGTGCTGGCCGATGAGACCCGCTTGAAGCAGGTGCTGCGCAACCTGATTGCCAATGCCCTGCGCTACTCACCCCCTAAAACGCCCATTTGTGTCAGGGCAAAAGTGCTGTCAGAAAAGGATATGGCGGAGATACATGTGATAGACCATGGATATGGCATACCACCTGAAAAGCAGGAAGCGATTTTCGATAAGTTTGTGCGTCTTGATCGCGATATGCAGAGTACCGTCCGTGGAAGCGGGCTTGGACTCTATATCACGCAGCAGCTTGTCGAGGCCATGAAAGGGACGATTCGCGTCGAGAGCAGCGGAAAACCTGGCGAAGGCTCAACCTTTATTTTCACGCTGCCCCTGGCGTAA